From Aedes albopictus strain Foshan chromosome 1, AalbF5, whole genome shotgun sequence, one genomic window encodes:
- the LOC134290992 gene encoding uncharacterized protein LOC134290992, which produces METARKDAGECSVCKSSCKEVEKCKQFLELSRESRWAVVHDLNLCRRCLDKHNGSCKAKVCGKNGCTRKHHELLHNENQKEKAANPKSDEQQGGETAMNSTRHECNSHRSGSSSSLFRYLPVTLHGKSGSIQTFAFLDEGSKLTLMDKDLADELELEGDESPLYLRWTGGTERCEKDSRVTTVTIAGTHDGAKSFKLDEVRTVNDLQLPRQSLNIGKMSEQYPYLRGLPIESYKGARPRILIGLKHAHVSLVLQCREGKLEQPIAIKTRLGWTVCGGSDGENVPNMVHYSFHVGSRDGHLDEDLHQAMKDYFALDSMGVAKPNEVLLSSEDQRSCRMLESLTHLNGDRYETGLLWRYDDIRLPNSRQMALRRYNLLEKRMAKTPELAKALDQKIAEYITKGYIRRLSKEEEDRPASRVWYLPVFPVFNPNKPAKIRIVWDAAATIFGMSLNSALLKGPDQLCSLYSILLQFREHPIGLTGDIREMFHQIQIREQDRSCQRFFWRNERGETTVFEMCVMTFGACCSPSSAQFVKNLNAERFIGRYPEAVDVIIKRHYVDDMLVSVKTEKEAITLANQVKYVHSQGGFEIRNWISNSPAVMRSLGEDEAKIKNLDLSAEMATEKVLGLWWCTEKDTLTYKVGWTRYDEVLLEEQRRPTKREVLRVLMSIFDPLGLIAHFLIYLKVLLQEIWRSGAQWDEKINDNLFLKWQTWLQVLPDVEGVQIPRCYHTRNPAACEIQLHTFVDASENGFAAVSYMRFSNGDEVECTLITAKTRVAPLKYLSIPRLELQAAVLGARLAQTISESLSIRATQRYFWTDSRDVLCWINSDHRRFSQFVAHRVSELLDTTEASEWRWIPTKENVADDATKWQGRPDLTVNSRWFNGPHFLLKSEAYWPRQTQFNTSTLEELRPHVLAHIPTEMPVLRVTDYSNWRRLVTVIGFVLRFPDNCRRKLQHHPSRTGSLCTEEIRTAEECIIRQAQQDAFSEEINALMQSKRIARSSSLFKLTPFIDESGMLRMRGRTTICPFIAEEAKNPIILPRDHHTTTLIVRKYHDKYHHLNQETVVNELRQRFSISRLRTVCAKVRRNCQRCKNDRVVPSAPIMADLPEARLAVYSRPFTHVGIDYFGPMEVAIGRRVEKRWGMLATCMTTRAVHIEVAHSLSTDSCVMAIRNMIARRGIPRYIYCDRGTNFVGTSRELSRVEKELDHEAMMREFARSEIAWSFNPPLSPHMGGCWERLIRSVKNSLKSLNLPRRPSDEILRNALTEIENTLNSRPLTHIPIDDDAAPALTPNHILLGHSSGAKPLTTLDDSFTIVRQCWRTSQVIANQFWRRWIAEYLPEITRRTKWYVSSASPIKMGDIVVIVDSTFPRSVAGDVGEKNRTDSYSRHIIGLVSYSKDVDWRLREAGCQASCIGRFTRRDVDDQVDLPGGVLANPLLPALTYHTATLNHTYVSVHRYDR; this is translated from the coding sequence ATGGAGACAGCTCGAAAGGATGCAGGTGAATGCTCGGTTTGTAAATCTAGTTGCAAAGAAGTAGAAAAATGCAAGCAGTTTTTGGAGCTGTCTAGGGAGTCTAGGTGGGCCGTAGTACACGATCTCAATCTGTGTCGTCGTTGTCTGGACAAACACAACGGTAGCTGCAAAGCCAAGGTGTGTGGAAAGAATGGTTGTACACGAAAGCACCACGAGCTACTTCATAATGAAAATCAAAAGGAGAAAGCTGCAAATCCCAAAAGTGATGAACAACAAGGAGGAGAAACGGCGATGAATTCGACACGACACGAGTGCAATAGTCACCGCTCCGGTTCAAGTAGCTCTCTATTTCGTTACCTCCCAGTCACGCTTCACGGAAAGAGCGGGAGCATTCAGACTTTCGCCTTCTTGGACGAAGGTTCCAAGCTAACCCTTATGGATAAAGACCTTGCCGATGAACTCGAGTTGGAAGGAGATGAAAGCCCATTATATCTTCGATGGACTGGCGGCACCGAGCGATGCGAAAAAGATTCCCGGGTCACGACTGTTACGATTGCAGGCACACATGATGGAGCAAAGAGTTTCAAACTGGATGAGGTGCGAACGGTGAATGATCTGCAGCTGCCTCGGCAATCTCTGAACATTGGAAAGATGTCGGAACAGTACCCGTACTTACGTGGCCTACCCATAGAATCCTACAAAGGCGCCCGTCCAAGAATTTTGATCGGACTGAAACACGCTCACGTTAGTCTTGTGCTGCAGTGCCGGGAAGGTAAGCTGGAACAACCTATAGCCATAAAGACACGTCTGGGGTGGACAGTATGCGGTGGAAGTGACGGCGAAAATGTACCGAACATGGTACACTATTCGTTCCATGTAGGGTCACGCGACGGTCATTTGGATGAAGACCTGCATCAAGCCATGAAGGATTACTTTGCTCTAGATAGTATGGGAGTAGCAAAGCCGAATGAAGTCCTACTGTCCTCCGAAGATCAACGAAGCTGTAGAATGTTGGAATCACTAACTCATCTCAACGGAGATCGATACGAAACAGGATTACTGTGGCGCTATGATGACATCCGTCTTCCAAATAGTCGACAGATGGCGCTTCGCCGGTATAACCTGCTGGAAAAGCGTATGGCGAAGACTCCAGAACTTGCCAAAGCCCTAGACCAGAAGATCGCCGAGTACATTACAAAAGGGTACATACGACGGTTATCCAAGGAGGAAGAAGATCGACCCGCTTCACGTGTCTGGTATCTGCCGGTATTTCCAGTGTTTAATCCGAACAAGCCGGCGAAAATCCGGATCGTATGGGATGCAGCTGCCACGATATTTGGAATGTCGTTAAACTCCGCCCTCCTGAAGGGACCCGATCAGTTGTGCTCGCTATACTCCATACTATTGCAGTTCAGGGAACATCCGATTGGACTCACTGGTGATATACGCGAGATGTTCCACCAGATACAGATCCGGGAACAGGACCGATCATGTCaacgatttttttggaggaatgagCGCGGAGAAACCACCGTCTTCGAAATGTGTGTCATGACCTTTGGTGCGTGTTGCTCGCCAAGCAGTGCGCAGTTCGTGAAAAATCTTAATGCtgaaaggttcattggaaggTATCCTGAAGCAGTTGACGTCATCATCAAACGCCATTACGTGGACGACATGCTAGTAAGCGTAAAGACGGAGAAAGAGGCTATCACCTTGGCAAACCAGGTCAAATATGTACACTCCCAAGGCGGGTTCGAAATCCGCAACTGGATAAGCAACTCACCAGCGGTTATGCGGTCTTTAGGAGAGGATGAAGCGAAGATAAAGAATCTTGACCTTTCCGCTGAAATGGCAACGGAGAAAGTTTTGGGGCTGTGGTGGTGCACTGAGAAGGATACGCTCACGTACAAAGTAGGCTGGACCCGTTATGATGAAGTGCTCTTAGAAGAACAACGACGTCCCACGAAGCGGGAAGTGCTGAGAGTGCTCATGTCCATTTTCGACCCTCTTGGTTTGATTGCCCACTTTCTAATTTATCTTAAAGTCCTACTACAAGAAATCTGGCGTTCCGGAGCCCAGTGGGACGAGAAGATCAACGATAACCTTTTTTTGAAGTGGCAAACCTGGTTGCAAGTGCTACCTGATGTCGAAGGCGTACAAATACCTCGGTGCTATCATACACGAAATCCGGCCGCCTGTGAAATACAGCTGCATACGTTTGTCGATGCCAGTGAGAACGGGTTTGCTGCCGTATCGTATATGAGATTCTCAAATGGTGACGAAGTGGAATGTACTCTCATCACAGCAAAAACCAGAGTCGCTCCTCTGAAATACCTATCCATCCCTAGGCTTGAGCTACAGGCAGCGGTTCTCGGTGCGAGACTAGCACAAACGATCAGTGAATCCTTGTCCATTCGAGCAACTCAACGTTATTTTTGGACCGATTCACGAGATGTGCTGTGCTGGATTAACTCTGACCACCGTCGGTTCTCACAATTCGTGGCACACCGAGTTAGCGAGCTGCTTGACACGACCGAAGCCAGTGAGTGGCGCTGGATCCCTACGAAGGAAAATGTTGCAGATGACGCCACGAAATGGCAAGGGCGACCAGACCTCACCGTTAATAGTAGATGGTTCAATGGTCCCCACTTCCTTCTAAAAAGTGAGGCCTACTGGCCACGACAAACGCAGTTCAACACATCGACATTAGAAGAGCTCCGTCCACATGTACTTGCGCACATTCCAACTGAAATGCCGGTGCTACGCGTCACAGATTACTCTAACTGGAGAAGGTTGGTCACCGTGATCGGGTTTGTACTTCGCTTTCCGGATAACTGTCGCCGTAAGCTGCAACATCACCCGAGCCGCACCGGTTCATTATGTACGGAAGAGATTCGAACAGCCGAAGAATGTATTATACGCCAAGCTCAACAAGACGCATTTTCCGAGGAGATTAATGCCCTGATGCAAAGTAAAAGGATTGCACGAAGCAGCTCACTTTTCAAATTAACTCCATTTATCGACGAAAGCGGGATGTTACGCATGCGTGGCCGGACTACCATCTGTCCGTTCATTGCCGAGGAAGCGAAGAATCCCATCATACTGCCCCGTGACCACCACACTACCACATTGATTGTCAGAAAGTACCACGACAAGTACCACCATCTCAACCAAGAAACCGTGGTTAATGAACTTCGACAGAGGTTCTCGATCTCCCGACTACGCACTGTTTGTGCCAAGGTTAGAAGAAACTGCCAGCGTTGCAAAAACGATAGAGTTGTGCCGAGCGCTCCGATTATGGCTGATCTGCCTGAAGCCAGGCTAGCTGTATATTCTCGACCTTTCACCCACGTAGGCATCGACTATTTTGGACCAATGGAGGTCGCTATCGGCCGTAGGGTGGAAAAACGCTGGGGAATGCTAGCCACTTGTATGACAACGCGGGCAGTACACATTGAAGTTGCACATTCCCTTAGCACCGACTCTTGCGTAATGGCCATCCGTAACATGATCGCTAGACGTGGAATTCCCCGATATATATACTGCGACCGCGGGACCAATTTCGTTGGTACAAGCAGGGAGCTGAGCCGCGTCGAAAAGGAACTCGATCATGAAGCGATGATGAGAGAGTTCGCCAGATCTGAAATTGCTTGGTCTTTCAACCCCCCGTTGTCGCCGCACATGGGAGGATGTTGGGAGCGCCTGATACGCAGTGTAAAGAACAGTTTGAAGTCCTTGAACCTCCCACGTCGACCATCAGATGAGATTTTGCGTAATGCACTGACCGAGATTGAGAATACGTTAAATTCGAGACCACTCACCCACATTCCGATTGACGATGATGCCGCTCCAGCACTCACCCCCAACCATATTCTGCTGGGACACTCCAGCGGGGCAAAACCACTCACCACGCTCGATGACAGTTTCACCATCGTACGTCAATGCTGGCGCACTTCTCAGGTCATCGCCAACCAATTTTGGAGACGATGGATTGCTGAGTATCTACCGGAGATAACTAGGAGGACAAAATGGTATGTTTCTAGTGCATCACCGATTAAGATGGGTGACATCGTCGTTATCGTGGACTCGACCTTCCCTCGTAGTGTTGCGGGAGATGTGGGTGAAAAGAATCGTACCGACTCTTACAGCAGACACATAATTGGTTTGGTCAGCTACAGTAAGGACGTTGACTGGCGTCTACGAGAGGCCGGTTGTCAAGCTAGCTGTATTGGACGTTTTACGCGAAGAGATGTAGACGACCAGGTCGACCTACCCGGGGGAGTGTTGGCGAACCCACTGTTGCCAGCGCTCACCTACCATACAGCAACCCTGAACCACACATATGTCAGCGTACACCGATATGACAGGTAA